From Pseudomonas sp. B21-028, one genomic window encodes:
- a CDS encoding acetoacetate decarboxylase family protein: MGFVKTPEEVKEIQALLSKGRFTVESVSIEFETTFEFLRSVLPPCFELPEKPIAIANVSRWQSALCGEFDCGVIYLNCRYKEFTGTTMLTLFVSGDMPVTIGREMWGEGKKLASSQLYFDGKDAYGYTERNGVRLIEISAEFGPDLGPLDTSNYDFEIKAQPHVTGIGLQNDVVLNCMKTEESYRVTRVGKGTLKLTGSTMDPLDTIPVISVGEAFYAEGASSWTVPWFDELPNRDAYVPYIYGQKYDDFRFFAKPKRFAE, encoded by the coding sequence ATGGGCTTTGTTAAAACTCCTGAAGAAGTAAAGGAAATCCAGGCTTTGCTGTCCAAGGGCCGCTTTACAGTAGAATCCGTTTCTATCGAATTCGAAACCACGTTTGAATTCTTGCGCTCAGTGCTCCCGCCATGCTTCGAACTCCCGGAAAAACCGATTGCAATTGCCAACGTCTCTCGCTGGCAGAGCGCCCTGTGCGGCGAGTTCGATTGTGGCGTCATCTACCTGAATTGCCGTTACAAGGAATTCACCGGCACCACCATGCTGACCCTCTTCGTCAGCGGTGACATGCCGGTCACGATCGGGCGCGAGATGTGGGGCGAGGGTAAAAAGCTGGCCTCGTCGCAATTGTATTTCGATGGCAAGGATGCCTACGGTTATACCGAGCGCAACGGTGTGCGGCTGATTGAAATCAGTGCTGAGTTCGGCCCGGACCTGGGGCCACTCGATACCAGCAACTACGACTTTGAAATCAAGGCTCAACCTCACGTCACCGGTATCGGCTTGCAGAACGACGTCGTTCTCAACTGCATGAAGACCGAAGAATCCTATCGGGTTACCCGTGTCGGCAAAGGCACGCTCAAACTGACAGGCTCCACCATGGACCCTCTGGACACCATCCCGGTGATTTCCGTCGGTGAAGCATTCTATGCCGAAGGCGCCTCTTCCTGGACCGTGCCCTGGTTTGATGAATTGCCAAACCGTGATGCGTACGTGCCGTACATCTACGGCCAGAAGTACGACGATTTCCGTTTCTTTGCAAAGCCAAAACGGTTCGCTGAGTAA
- a CDS encoding PucR family transcriptional regulator ligand-binding domain-containing protein, producing the protein MPLTLNDLILTPELRTRVICGAQRCDEAVSWAHVCELADPSEWLGKGDLLMTTGIGIPADPGEQRLYVERLHVGGLAGLMIGDNMQAPADIDELFAAAKALGFPVLMTEYGVPFSAVTKAVVNAYKQLENDRRNAITHVYETARISIQGLGLPGLLKRLEVDVGAVLHLVDPRSLDPWMAGLAELPALHREAILQRPRAAHGTPIVQRCAVADGETVLVSVPSHRGCLLAAHSAQALDYGLLHHIVAVIGIELERLRVDRETKLRQGSELIDDLLHKRVLPRQAEERLAACGADVSHLRLAVARLGALSIEEIDEALVRHGIDLILRVQGEEVLALFWTDETVRDFQSNLLIKVGVSDFLEHVDDCANALREARLALAHTTKNSPLSFYSDTGVNSPWLPQSLHDATEAFRRVLGPLTDYDAAQGAQLLHTLRTFLENNRSWINTANKLHIHKQTLVYRVRRIEEITARSLDSTDDVAILWFALKSADIAGISNPCAASTEKEAHVRKLPSEVTGPR; encoded by the coding sequence ATGCCCCTGACCTTGAACGATCTGATCCTGACGCCTGAACTGCGCACCCGTGTCATATGCGGTGCGCAGCGGTGTGACGAAGCAGTGAGCTGGGCACACGTCTGCGAGCTCGCCGACCCATCCGAATGGCTGGGGAAGGGGGATTTGCTGATGACCACGGGCATTGGTATTCCGGCGGATCCAGGCGAGCAGCGGCTGTATGTCGAGCGCCTGCACGTCGGTGGGCTGGCAGGGCTGATGATTGGTGACAACATGCAGGCCCCAGCGGATATTGACGAACTGTTCGCGGCGGCCAAGGCGTTGGGTTTTCCGGTGTTGATGACCGAGTATGGTGTTCCGTTTTCAGCCGTTACCAAGGCGGTGGTGAATGCCTACAAACAGCTGGAGAACGATCGGCGCAACGCCATCACCCACGTGTATGAGACCGCCCGCATCAGCATCCAGGGCTTGGGGCTGCCGGGACTGCTGAAGCGCCTGGAGGTCGACGTAGGAGCGGTGCTGCATCTGGTCGACCCACGCTCCTTGGACCCGTGGATGGCCGGATTGGCTGAGCTTCCTGCGCTCCATCGCGAGGCCATACTTCAACGTCCGAGAGCCGCCCACGGCACACCCATTGTCCAGCGGTGCGCGGTGGCGGACGGAGAGACCGTGCTGGTGTCCGTGCCTTCTCACCGCGGTTGCCTGCTGGCTGCCCACAGTGCGCAAGCGCTGGACTACGGTCTGCTGCATCACATCGTTGCCGTTATCGGAATTGAACTCGAACGACTCCGGGTCGACCGGGAAACCAAGTTGCGCCAAGGGAGCGAACTGATCGACGACCTCCTGCACAAGCGTGTGTTGCCTCGACAGGCAGAGGAACGGTTAGCAGCGTGTGGCGCGGATGTTTCACACTTGAGGCTCGCAGTCGCCCGTTTGGGCGCGCTGTCGATCGAGGAGATTGACGAGGCGCTGGTGCGGCATGGCATCGACCTCATATTAAGGGTGCAGGGCGAGGAGGTTCTTGCGCTGTTCTGGACTGATGAAACCGTCCGCGATTTTCAGTCCAATCTGTTGATCAAAGTGGGCGTGAGCGATTTCCTTGAACATGTGGACGATTGTGCGAATGCGCTGCGCGAAGCGCGCCTGGCGTTGGCCCATACCACCAAGAATAGCCCGCTCAGTTTCTACTCGGACACTGGGGTGAATTCTCCTTGGCTGCCACAAAGCCTGCATGATGCAACCGAGGCGTTTCGCCGGGTCCTGGGGCCGTTGACGGATTATGACGCCGCTCAAGGCGCCCAACTGTTGCACACCCTGCGTACGTTTCTGGAAAACAACCGATCCTGGATAAATACCGCTAACAAGCTGCATATACATAAACAAACATTGGTCTATCGAGTGCGCAGGATCGAGGAGATTACCGCCAGGTCTTTGGATTCGACCGATGACGTCGCCATATTATGGTTTGCGCTCAAGTCGGCGGATATCGCTGGCATTTCAAATCCATGCGCCGCGAGTACCGAGAAGGAAGCCCATGTCCGCAAGTTACCCTCGGAAGTGACTGGCCCAAGATGA
- a CDS encoding SDR family NAD(P)-dependent oxidoreductase, which translates to MNNFIAAVLVTGAGSGIGQATAAEFARQGYYVVGCDISEAGLAGTAALIGAEKIQGQVVDVRDEAQVRSAFELVAKHGIPLHAVAACAGVARTGLVHDLEQEGWDFTLGINLTGVWLTAKYAMPIFLEQRKGAFVAVGSDASVRGASGYAAYCASKHGVLGLVRCLALDYGSYGIRSNLVCPGFVQTPMMGSLFAEAEDPVAEMQAYAKEVPLGRFALPSEVAKAIFHLASDEASYTNGALYAIDGGATAGHLG; encoded by the coding sequence ATGAACAATTTTATTGCAGCTGTTCTGGTCACCGGCGCTGGTTCAGGAATCGGCCAAGCCACCGCTGCCGAGTTCGCGCGCCAAGGTTATTACGTGGTGGGTTGTGATATTTCCGAGGCAGGTCTGGCTGGCACGGCAGCGCTGATAGGGGCTGAAAAAATCCAGGGCCAGGTTGTGGATGTACGCGATGAAGCGCAGGTACGCAGCGCGTTCGAACTCGTCGCAAAGCACGGCATTCCCTTGCATGCAGTCGCCGCCTGCGCAGGTGTTGCGCGCACGGGGTTGGTGCATGACCTGGAGCAGGAAGGATGGGACTTCACCCTTGGCATCAATCTCACTGGAGTCTGGCTGACGGCGAAGTACGCGATGCCGATTTTCCTTGAACAGCGAAAGGGCGCCTTTGTTGCGGTCGGCTCGGATGCTTCGGTGCGGGGGGCTTCCGGGTATGCGGCTTACTGTGCCTCCAAACATGGCGTGCTGGGCCTGGTGCGGTGTCTGGCCCTGGACTACGGCTCATACGGCATTCGTTCGAACCTGGTGTGCCCGGGGTTCGTCCAGACACCGATGATGGGCAGTTTATTTGCCGAGGCTGAAGACCCGGTGGCCGAGATGCAGGCTTATGCGAAAGAGGTGCCGTTGGGCCGCTTTGCGCTGCCGTCGGAAGTGGCAAAGGCAATTTTCCACTTGGCTTCGGACGAGGCGTCGTACACCAATGGTGCGCTTTACGCCATTGATGGTGGCGCCACAGCGGGGCATTTGGGGTGA
- a CDS encoding APC family permease, with protein sequence MTQADTSFGTGDPVIGESLPGAEQKVSLTRVTLLGLSGQQLGPSAAIAAGSMPLYAGNASWLAMALALLAALCMTAAVNVFARKYVVTGSLLSYVGISLGRLPQRVVAASYLVGFLMVCAALSACFVTFSSSFLHSVGVTFALSGWFQAATAILISILAGILTWRGLDASISITAWLSFLPVPLLAIVTVMAASKTGIDLQAQLTLQGTSLSSLAEGTIVALAYFVGCDALSALAAETDNPKKNVPLLLRNVLLITGLAFVAILVLSAPLMGQNLEALGNGQSPTQILATAAGIEFLQLPIDFLLGAATFASLVAFMNYGSRVFATASVDRFIPQIFSRIHPRFGSPTGSTVLMTLAAACIPVALQLLAATPPLQSTAYLSTLYSLFWIAPYVLLGFGAIREIRIDGQSRPGTVVAIGLGVAVFIALLIYNFAANPGGVFGALPYIMVLLTVMAFLGFTVVDAVRK encoded by the coding sequence ATGACTCAGGCAGATACTTCATTCGGCACTGGCGACCCCGTCATCGGGGAGAGCCTGCCCGGCGCTGAACAGAAGGTATCGTTAACCCGCGTGACCCTCCTGGGACTCTCCGGACAACAGCTGGGACCAAGCGCCGCTATCGCGGCGGGATCGATGCCGTTGTATGCGGGCAACGCCTCATGGCTGGCGATGGCGCTCGCGTTGCTGGCCGCACTTTGCATGACGGCAGCGGTGAACGTGTTCGCCCGCAAATACGTAGTGACCGGCTCGCTGTTGTCTTATGTGGGGATCTCTCTGGGACGGTTACCCCAACGCGTGGTTGCGGCATCCTATCTGGTGGGATTCCTGATGGTCTGTGCGGCGCTGTCCGCTTGCTTCGTGACGTTCAGCAGCAGTTTCCTGCATAGCGTCGGCGTGACGTTTGCGCTGTCAGGCTGGTTCCAGGCCGCGACGGCCATCCTCATTTCCATCCTGGCCGGCATCTTGACCTGGCGGGGGCTGGACGCTTCGATTTCGATCACGGCCTGGTTGTCGTTTCTCCCGGTGCCGCTGCTCGCCATCGTGACCGTCATGGCTGCGTCGAAAACCGGAATAGACCTGCAAGCGCAGCTGACTTTGCAGGGAACATCCCTGTCGAGCCTGGCCGAGGGAACCATTGTTGCATTGGCCTATTTCGTGGGCTGCGATGCGCTGTCAGCGCTCGCGGCCGAAACGGACAACCCGAAAAAGAATGTACCGCTGCTGCTGCGCAACGTGTTGCTGATCACCGGGCTGGCATTCGTCGCCATCCTGGTTCTGAGTGCGCCCTTGATGGGGCAAAACCTTGAAGCGTTGGGTAACGGTCAGTCACCCACGCAGATCCTGGCCACGGCCGCCGGCATAGAGTTCCTGCAACTGCCCATCGATTTCCTGTTGGGCGCCGCTACGTTCGCAAGCCTCGTGGCCTTCATGAACTACGGCAGCCGGGTGTTCGCGACGGCATCGGTCGACCGCTTCATCCCGCAGATTTTCTCCAGGATCCATCCCCGGTTCGGTTCACCTACCGGTTCAACGGTGCTGATGACGCTGGCAGCTGCCTGCATTCCTGTCGCCTTGCAGCTTCTGGCTGCAACGCCGCCGCTGCAATCGACCGCCTATTTGTCGACCCTCTATTCGCTGTTCTGGATTGCGCCCTACGTGCTGCTCGGCTTTGGCGCCATCAGGGAAATCAGGATCGACGGTCAATCCAGGCCAGGTACGGTCGTTGCCATCGGGCTGGGTGTCGCGGTGTTCATCGCATTGCTGATCTACAACTTCGCGGCCAATCCCGGCGGCGTGTTTGGCGCACTGCCTTACATCATGGTGCTGTTGACCGTCATGGCCTTTCTCGGCTTCACCGTGGTGGACGCCGTCAGAAAGTAG
- a CDS encoding cytosine permease translates to MNKNIGTERATGLESRATLVESRSIDYVPLSERHGRLGDQATIWFAGSAQLLSLATGAIGIALGLNLAWTLIGLALGTFLGTLPVAAHASQGPHLGLPQMVQTRPQFGRYGALFIWLVAVLVYWGYIVLNVNLMGATAEQLSLSSATTGGVVLGLVSIAVAIFGYNLLHVGQRYTTFVLVVVLLIYVAGLLYGGHLPDGLFSLAGSFQFTPFLMVTSAALAYQLSWAFFVSDYSRYMPPTTSHRSIIAYTGLGAGLGVFGMEAVGAMSAALYPKEAITLGLQLSGDLVYPGFGAVVLTVGGIALLIFNGMCAYGGALTLITALDSVLPTSPSRALRIKAIALIGVTATLVGVLLPADFLNTTFYTVLAVLAYLMAPWTAINLVDYFIVRKGRYSVREIFNVRGIYGKWNWRGIAAYVLSFLAMIPFMYLSFYQGPIARYFGGVDYAFFVGIPVGAMLYWLFCLNLDLKTEFEVISTADDNLDRDAAPIV, encoded by the coding sequence ATGAACAAGAATATCGGGACTGAGCGTGCGACCGGCCTTGAAAGCCGCGCGACGCTGGTGGAGTCAAGATCCATCGATTATGTACCCTTGAGTGAGCGGCACGGTCGCCTGGGAGATCAGGCCACCATCTGGTTCGCCGGCAGTGCCCAGCTACTCAGCCTGGCAACCGGCGCCATCGGAATTGCCCTTGGACTCAACCTGGCCTGGACCTTGATCGGCCTGGCCCTGGGGACCTTCCTTGGCACGCTGCCTGTCGCCGCGCATGCGAGCCAGGGTCCGCACCTGGGGCTGCCGCAGATGGTGCAGACCCGACCTCAATTCGGTCGCTATGGCGCATTGTTCATATGGCTCGTGGCGGTGTTGGTCTATTGGGGCTACATCGTCTTGAACGTGAACCTGATGGGCGCCACGGCGGAACAATTGAGTTTGAGCTCAGCGACTACCGGCGGCGTTGTATTGGGTCTGGTATCGATTGCAGTAGCGATCTTCGGCTACAACCTGCTGCACGTGGGGCAACGCTACACGACCTTTGTCCTGGTCGTGGTGTTGCTGATCTACGTTGCGGGGCTTTTGTACGGTGGTCATCTTCCAGATGGCTTGTTCAGCCTGGCCGGCAGCTTCCAGTTCACTCCCTTTCTGATGGTCACCTCTGCCGCGTTGGCCTATCAACTGTCATGGGCGTTCTTTGTCTCTGACTATTCGCGCTACATGCCGCCCACCACCAGTCATCGATCCATTATTGCCTACACCGGCCTGGGCGCCGGGCTGGGTGTGTTCGGCATGGAAGCGGTCGGTGCCATGAGCGCCGCGTTGTATCCGAAAGAAGCCATTACCTTGGGTTTGCAGCTATCGGGCGATCTGGTCTATCCCGGCTTTGGTGCCGTCGTGCTGACGGTCGGTGGTATTGCACTGCTGATCTTCAATGGCATGTGCGCCTACGGAGGGGCGCTGACGTTGATCACTGCATTGGACAGTGTGCTGCCGACGTCTCCCAGCAGAGCGCTGAGAATCAAGGCCATTGCGCTGATCGGGGTGACTGCGACATTAGTCGGGGTCCTGCTGCCCGCAGACTTCCTGAATACCACCTTCTATACGGTCCTGGCGGTGTTGGCCTATCTGATGGCGCCCTGGACGGCGATCAACCTGGTGGACTATTTCATCGTCCGGAAAGGCCGCTACTCGGTCAGGGAAATCTTCAACGTGCGGGGCATCTACGGAAAGTGGAACTGGCGGGGCATCGCCGCTTATGTCCTGTCCTTCCTGGCGATGATTCCGTTCATGTATCTGTCGTTCTACCAAGGCCCCATCGCCCGATATTTCGGTGGTGTCGACTACGCCTTTTTCGTCGGCATTCCTGTCGGCGCGATGCTCTATTGGCTGTTCTGTTTGAACCTAGACCTGAAGACAGAGTTTGAAGTGATCAGCACCGCCGACGACAACCTTGACCGCGATGCCGCTCCGATCGTTTAG
- a CDS encoding nitrate/nitrite transporter translates to MSRYSPVNDQGKWLALCLCFLATVAIFIPYVGYSTQIVTMMTDLNMTYTMVGTLASASAVAGGIILPFAGILVDRWGAKKITVLGLFISAIGQVAFAYVPSFEAMLMSRIFLGAGIPLLFIGPYTLALRWFEQSGKTGVAMGAMLATDGIGTLLALYAYSHVLNAYGWRDGSALGAIALVVTMLVSLFFLKEPRHFATPATQAEVGKSSVIRDFMAALTHRNVLVAAVFLVGVWGSYAVAIYWVPTILMEENGWSESDAGLIGALYPLVGMICAVTFGLMSDRLGRRKPLMLISGVGMTVAFFGCAAALSMKNYPLLAAMLPISGLFAYGGIPLAYCLAADSVGIKLAATANGIIMSLGFLLGGVVYPMALGVIKDVTGQYTDGFIAASVSLVVLNIMTILFAREHVATARPAYS, encoded by the coding sequence ATGTCCCGCTACAGTCCCGTTAATGATCAGGGAAAATGGCTGGCACTGTGCTTGTGCTTCCTGGCCACCGTTGCCATTTTCATACCTTATGTCGGTTATTCAACCCAGATCGTCACCATGATGACCGATCTGAACATGACTTATACGATGGTGGGGACGCTGGCTTCGGCTTCTGCAGTGGCCGGCGGGATCATCCTTCCATTTGCCGGCATTCTGGTCGACCGCTGGGGTGCCAAGAAGATCACCGTTCTGGGTCTGTTCATTTCCGCAATCGGGCAAGTCGCCTTCGCCTACGTTCCTTCATTCGAAGCGATGTTGATGTCCCGCATCTTTCTCGGTGCCGGCATTCCACTCTTGTTCATCGGGCCTTACACCCTCGCGCTGCGCTGGTTCGAGCAGTCCGGCAAAACCGGCGTGGCCATGGGCGCCATGCTGGCAACGGACGGGATAGGCACACTGCTCGCTCTCTATGCCTATTCCCATGTGCTGAATGCCTATGGATGGCGTGACGGTTCTGCCCTGGGGGCCATTGCGCTGGTGGTGACAATGCTCGTCAGCCTGTTCTTCCTGAAAGAACCCAGGCATTTCGCGACACCTGCGACTCAGGCCGAGGTCGGCAAGTCATCTGTCATCCGAGACTTCATGGCGGCCCTGACTCACCGCAACGTGCTGGTTGCCGCGGTATTTCTGGTGGGCGTCTGGGGTTCCTACGCGGTGGCCATCTATTGGGTCCCCACCATCCTCATGGAAGAAAACGGCTGGAGCGAGAGCGATGCCGGCCTGATCGGTGCCCTGTATCCACTGGTGGGCATGATTTGCGCGGTGACGTTCGGCTTGATGTCCGACCGGCTGGGTCGGCGCAAACCCCTGATGCTGATTTCCGGCGTGGGCATGACCGTAGCCTTCTTCGGCTGCGCTGCGGCGCTGTCGATGAAAAATTACCCCTTGCTCGCCGCCATGCTGCCCATCTCCGGCTTGTTCGCTTATGGCGGTATCCCGTTGGCCTACTGCCTTGCCGCCGACTCGGTGGGCATCAAGCTGGCTGCCACCGCCAACGGCATCATCATGAGCCTGGGCTTTTTGCTCGGTGGCGTCGTGTACCCGATGGCCCTGGGGGTGATCAAGGACGTAACGGGGCAATACACCGACGGCTTCATCGCCGCATCCGTGTCGCTGGTCGTATTGAACATCATGACCATCCTGTTCGCCCGTGAACATGTGGCCACTGCGCGCCCCGCGTATTCGTAA
- a CDS encoding FAD-binding oxidoreductase: MKRSLWLEEIASELTPLTALEGNLSVDVAIVGGGFVGLWTALQLLEKDSACRIAIIEQDICGGGASGRNGGFVMSWWPKISSLSAQCGKDEAVRLARASAAAIGEIEAFCAAHGIDAHFRRAGWLWTATSDAQRGAWNDVLQTCQRLGEAVYMPLSNREVARRTGSPMHLEGVLEISNATVQPARLVRGLRRVALEKGIKIFENTPMIGLERGKPAVLQVPKGRIAAQSVVLANNAWAAAIPELRRTVLPVTSTIVATAPIPDRLESIGWTGGEAITDSQLMVDYYRTTQDGRIAFGKGTGMISYGSRVDASYDDNPQLSQDTEQDFRRTYPHLSDVPVTHAWCGPIDRTFDSLPVFGHLEGAPNIVYGIGWSGNGVGPSRLGGRILASLALGLDDEWSHCGLVGRKPKLFPPEPFRYVGGLMVRGAVQRKEAAEADNRSPAWLDRALAGLAPAGLEDKNL; encoded by the coding sequence ATGAAACGTTCCTTATGGTTGGAGGAAATTGCCTCCGAGCTGACTCCGCTGACTGCCTTGGAGGGCAATCTGTCCGTGGATGTAGCCATCGTCGGCGGTGGCTTCGTTGGACTATGGACAGCCTTGCAGTTGCTGGAAAAAGATTCGGCCTGCCGGATTGCGATCATCGAACAGGATATCTGTGGTGGTGGCGCTTCTGGTCGCAATGGCGGTTTCGTCATGTCCTGGTGGCCAAAGATCAGTTCGCTGTCGGCCCAGTGTGGCAAGGATGAGGCGGTGCGCCTGGCGCGCGCCTCGGCGGCGGCCATCGGTGAGATCGAGGCGTTCTGCGCGGCCCATGGGATCGACGCTCATTTTCGTCGCGCCGGTTGGTTGTGGACGGCCACCAGCGATGCTCAGCGGGGGGCGTGGAACGATGTCCTGCAGACCTGCCAACGACTTGGCGAAGCGGTGTACATGCCGTTGTCCAATCGCGAAGTCGCCCGTCGAACCGGCTCACCGATGCATCTGGAAGGTGTGCTGGAGATCAGCAACGCCACCGTGCAACCGGCGCGCTTGGTGCGCGGCCTGCGCCGTGTGGCGTTGGAGAAGGGCATCAAGATCTTCGAGAACACCCCCATGATTGGCCTGGAGCGTGGCAAGCCTGCCGTGTTGCAGGTGCCGAAGGGGCGGATTGCTGCGCAGAGTGTCGTGCTGGCCAACAACGCGTGGGCGGCGGCGATCCCGGAGCTGCGGCGCACGGTCTTGCCGGTGACCAGCACAATTGTCGCTACCGCGCCGATTCCCGATCGCCTGGAGTCGATTGGCTGGACAGGCGGCGAGGCCATCACCGATTCGCAACTGATGGTCGACTACTACCGCACCACCCAGGACGGGCGAATCGCGTTCGGCAAGGGCACCGGGATGATCAGCTATGGGAGCCGGGTGGATGCCAGTTACGACGACAATCCGCAACTCAGCCAGGACACCGAGCAGGATTTCCGGCGCACTTATCCGCACCTCAGTGACGTACCGGTTACGCATGCGTGGTGCGGTCCCATCGACCGGACGTTCGATAGCCTTCCGGTGTTTGGTCACTTGGAGGGCGCACCGAACATCGTGTACGGCATTGGCTGGAGCGGCAATGGCGTTGGGCCGAGCCGTCTGGGCGGCCGTATTCTCGCCAGCCTGGCGCTGGGGCTGGATGACGAATGGAGCCATTGCGGGTTGGTCGGGCGCAAGCCGAAGCTGTTTCCGCCGGAGCCATTTCGATATGTCGGTGGGTTGATGGTGCGCGGTGCGGTGCAGCGCAAGGAAGCGGCCGAAGCGGACAATCGCAGCCCTGCCTGGCTGGACCGTGCACTCGCCGGCCTGGCGCCGGCGGGATTGGAAGACAAGAACCTATAA
- a CDS encoding cupin domain-containing protein, with the protein MPQPIVLASIADLALPAAVPVREPIDSPVASTATHAVEGPDALLTGVWECSPGRWRRQVLAREFSHFVAGHCVFIPDEGEPIELRAGDAVLFPANCHGVWDIRETVRKSFLIMP; encoded by the coding sequence ATGCCGCAACCGATTGTGTTGGCGAGTATCGCCGATCTTGCCCTGCCTGCCGCTGTCCCGGTACGCGAACCCATCGACAGCCCCGTGGCGAGCACCGCCACCCATGCCGTGGAGGGACCGGACGCCCTGCTGACCGGTGTCTGGGAGTGTTCACCGGGACGCTGGCGCCGCCAGGTGCTGGCGCGTGAGTTCAGTCATTTCGTTGCCGGTCACTGTGTTTTCATTCCGGACGAAGGCGAGCCCATCGAGCTGCGGGCCGGCGATGCGGTGTTGTTTCCGGCGAACTGTCACGGCGTATGGGACATCCGCGAAACCGTGCGCAAGAGTTTCCTGATCATGCCGTGA
- a CDS encoding aldehyde dehydrogenase gives MNIYYDGKFVKSQGAAIQVENPATEEIFAEVAEATTGELDAVVASAKSAQRKWARIGAGERAELLHTCAIRLREHAPELARLLTQESGKPLRESLDEVEWSVDAYRHLAEVARTQGGQVVQPNMAGQMNLVLREPLGVIVSILPFNFPVLLMTWQVAAALAAGNTCIIKPSEVTPMTALLLAKIFDHLPPGIFNVVTCGAKGSAYLVSHPDTHMIAFTGSVPTGQKIMQGATERMKPLLLELGSSDPFIVLDDADFDMAVQAATFAAFLNCGQVCTGSERFFIHEKIYDDFMEALVQSVSRLRIGDPLGDVDIGPLINKAALNGVEGGLAHLQSLGARIRHGGKRVDFPRGHFFQPTIVEITDPNKQQPRHELFGPQATFCRIRSLDDAIEHANNSDFGLGSSIFTSSLESAMRAATEIDSGHVWINDPLKDNVAAPFGGKKMSGLGRELGLDGINAFTDVKHVHMQFKPSVQGWWFPYTRPDI, from the coding sequence ATGAACATTTATTACGATGGCAAATTTGTAAAAAGCCAAGGCGCCGCCATTCAAGTAGAGAATCCGGCGACGGAGGAGATATTTGCCGAAGTCGCCGAGGCAACCACCGGCGAACTGGATGCCGTCGTTGCTTCTGCCAAGTCTGCACAACGCAAATGGGCTCGCATAGGGGCGGGCGAACGCGCCGAACTGCTGCACACCTGCGCGATTCGCCTCAGGGAACATGCACCGGAGCTGGCGCGCCTGCTCACCCAGGAAAGTGGCAAGCCCTTGCGTGAAAGCCTCGATGAGGTCGAGTGGAGTGTCGATGCCTACCGTCATCTGGCCGAGGTTGCCCGTACCCAAGGTGGGCAGGTTGTCCAGCCGAACATGGCGGGCCAGATGAACCTGGTATTGCGTGAGCCGCTGGGCGTCATCGTCAGCATCCTGCCATTCAACTTCCCGGTTCTGCTGATGACGTGGCAGGTGGCGGCGGCGTTGGCGGCAGGCAACACCTGCATTATCAAGCCTTCCGAAGTCACGCCGATGACTGCGTTGCTGTTGGCGAAGATCTTCGACCATTTGCCACCCGGCATTTTCAACGTCGTGACCTGCGGCGCCAAGGGCTCTGCCTACCTGGTTTCCCACCCTGACACGCACATGATCGCATTCACCGGTTCGGTGCCAACCGGTCAGAAAATCATGCAGGGCGCTACCGAGCGGATGAAGCCACTGCTGCTGGAGTTGGGCAGCTCCGATCCGTTCATCGTCCTGGATGATGCCGATTTCGATATGGCCGTGCAGGCCGCTACGTTTGCGGCGTTCCTGAACTGCGGCCAGGTGTGCACGGGCTCCGAGCGCTTCTTCATCCATGAAAAAATCTACGATGACTTCATGGAGGCACTCGTCCAGTCGGTTTCCAGGCTGCGCATTGGTGATCCACTGGGTGATGTGGACATTGGTCCGCTGATCAACAAGGCCGCGCTCAATGGCGTCGAAGGCGGTCTGGCTCATCTCCAGAGTCTGGGCGCGAGAATTCGCCATGGCGGCAAGCGCGTCGATTTCCCACGGGGCCATTTCTTCCAGCCAACGATTGTTGAAATCACCGACCCGAACAAGCAGCAGCCGCGCCATGAACTGTTCGGGCCGCAGGCGACGTTCTGCAGGATCCGTTCGCTGGATGACGCCATCGAGCACGCCAACAACAGCGATTTTGGTCTGGGTTCGAGCATCTTCACGTCCAGCCTGGAGTCGGCGATGCGTGCTGCCACCGAAATCGACAGCGGCCACGTATGGATCAACGATCCGTTGAAGGACAACGTTGCCGCGCCATTCGGCGGCAAGAAAATGTCGGGGTTGGGCCGAGAGCTTGGCCTGGATGGCATCAATGCCTTCACGGACGTGAAACACGTGCATATGCAGTTCAAGCCAAGCGTGCAGGGTTGGTGGTTTCCGTACACCCGCCCGGACATCTGA